One genomic segment of Desulfocapsa sulfexigens DSM 10523 includes these proteins:
- a CDS encoding ABC transporter ATP-binding protein: MQKPKYTKNFWIEIWLEGMIHINSLTKCYHGKPALKELSMEIGKGVIFGLLGPNGAGKTTLISILNGLSGFQEGEIKIFGLPLGDNLKQIRKRCTLIPQSLALYAHLTVIENLHFFAGIQNIVGASLQNNLEYAISVNHLDTFLEQKAGTLSGGQKRRLNIAIGLLNDPEILYFDEPTIGIDPESRIDILETIRNFKEDHKTVIYTSHYMDEIEKICDEAAIINHGEIIRQGSLQALLQENNDPAMNLESLFIHLTSPEKLNA, from the coding sequence ATGCAGAAGCCGAAGTATACCAAGAACTTCTGGATAGAAATCTGGCTTGAAGGAATGATACACATCAACAGTCTCACAAAATGCTATCATGGTAAGCCAGCCTTAAAAGAGCTCAGCATGGAAATAGGCAAAGGTGTTATCTTCGGCCTACTGGGGCCTAACGGGGCCGGGAAAACAACATTGATTTCCATCCTGAACGGGCTCAGTGGTTTCCAGGAGGGTGAGATTAAAATATTTGGCCTCCCCCTGGGCGACAATCTCAAACAGATCCGTAAACGCTGTACTCTTATTCCCCAATCCCTTGCCCTGTATGCTCATCTTACCGTTATTGAAAATCTCCACTTTTTCGCAGGTATCCAGAATATTGTCGGTGCATCCCTCCAGAACAATCTCGAATATGCAATATCCGTCAATCATCTCGATACGTTCCTTGAGCAAAAGGCCGGCACCCTCTCCGGTGGGCAAAAAAGACGTCTGAATATTGCCATCGGCCTGTTGAACGACCCTGAGATTCTTTATTTCGACGAGCCTACCATCGGAATTGACCCTGAGTCACGAATCGACATCCTCGAAACCATCCGCAATTTCAAGGAAGACCATAAAACCGTTATCTACACTTCCCATTACATGGATGAAATCGAAAAAATCTGTGACGAAGCCGCCATCATCAATCATGGAGAAATCATTCGCCAGGGATCGTTGCAGGCTCTGCTTCAGGAAAATAATGATCCGGCAATGAATCTTGAATCTCTGTTTATTCATCTGACCAGTCCGGAAAAATTGAATGCTTAG
- a CDS encoding cupin domain-containing protein: MKVIQLDETNEYTPGAMKRFFLVQDSAYFKIINFNLEAGVTFPVHSHDLDGDLSIQILEGNGFFLGKGDTELPAKKGDILVSQIREPHGVRAETNLRILVTISPPI, from the coding sequence ATGAAAGTTATACAACTTGATGAGACAAACGAGTATACACCAGGTGCAATGAAGCGGTTTTTTCTTGTACAAGACTCCGCATATTTTAAAATTATTAATTTCAACCTTGAGGCGGGTGTGACCTTTCCAGTTCATTCTCATGATCTGGATGGTGACTTATCTATTCAGATACTTGAAGGGAATGGTTTTTTTCTTGGTAAGGGGGACACGGAATTACCGGCAAAAAAAGGTGATATCCTTGTGTCACAGATTCGCGAGCCACATGGAGTACGAGCTGAAACAAACCTACGAATTCTGGTTACAATCTCCCCTCCAATCTAA
- a CDS encoding ABC transporter permease, giving the protein MLRAMLKKEFILILRDKHALAALFVMPSIFILIMSMALKDTFNSDRAFIRYTVIDKDQTSISLKIATFLKENTVLQEYEGKISSQEQLEQALNSGLHFALTIPRGYSAQFTQKKSDRILQLDVASDVKQDMLALFKGELRAVIIQLQVQKMLQELEPLLPGLTARSEAVRLHKNELEVHFNGLRPDQHPTSTQQSVPSWIVFGMFFIIIPMSTIFINERKQNTLMRMQSMNVSIPLLFTGKIVPYMIINQLQAWLMIAVGMFIVPLLGAAPLTLGNSLPGLFMVSAGLSLAAIGTSILIAVSVNSVEQATTIGGLINILFGAIGGVMVPKFFMPPGMQTLSNISPMSWGLEGFLDIFLRNSGTGAVLIESLALAGFGIILLLTAWLIFGHRTKNGL; this is encoded by the coding sequence ATGCTTAGGGCAATGCTCAAAAAAGAATTTATTCTGATCCTGCGCGACAAGCACGCCCTTGCTGCACTCTTTGTCATGCCCTCTATTTTTATCCTGATCATGTCCATGGCGCTGAAGGACACCTTCAATAGTGACAGGGCTTTTATACGTTACACCGTGATCGATAAGGATCAGACATCTATCAGTCTGAAAATTGCGACCTTTCTTAAGGAGAACACCGTACTTCAGGAATACGAAGGGAAGATATCGAGTCAGGAACAACTGGAGCAGGCATTAAACAGCGGCCTCCATTTCGCTCTCACTATCCCCAGAGGCTATTCTGCTCAGTTTACCCAGAAAAAGAGTGACAGAATCTTACAACTCGACGTTGCAAGTGACGTCAAACAAGATATGCTGGCACTCTTTAAAGGAGAATTGAGGGCAGTTATCATACAATTGCAGGTACAGAAAATGCTGCAGGAACTTGAGCCATTACTACCAGGGCTTACAGCAAGGTCAGAAGCAGTGAGGCTTCACAAGAACGAACTGGAGGTTCACTTCAATGGCCTGCGCCCAGATCAGCACCCCACATCCACCCAGCAGAGCGTACCGTCATGGATAGTCTTCGGGATGTTTTTTATCATTATCCCCATGTCCACCATCTTTATCAACGAACGCAAACAGAATACCCTGATGCGGATGCAGTCCATGAACGTCTCTATCCCACTTCTTTTTACCGGGAAAATTGTACCATACATGATTATCAATCAGCTTCAGGCGTGGCTGATGATAGCAGTTGGAATGTTTATTGTGCCGCTCCTTGGTGCTGCTCCCCTCACCCTTGGAAACTCCTTGCCTGGTTTGTTCATGGTTTCCGCTGGGCTCAGCCTGGCTGCCATAGGCACATCAATCCTGATCGCAGTTTCAGTAAATAGTGTGGAGCAGGCAACAACCATCGGCGGGCTTATTAATATCTTATTTGGTGCCATCGGCGGGGTCATGGTTCCTAAATTCTTTATGCCGCCGGGCATGCAGACCCTGAGTAACATCTCGCCCATGTCATGGGGGCTCGAAGGATTTCTCGATATCTTTCTGCGTAATTCTGGTACAGGTGCAGTGCTCATTGAGTCACTGGCTCTTGCAGGTTTCGGAATAATCCTGCTTCTCACTGCATGGCTGATATTTGGCCACAGAACTAAAAATGGATTATGA
- a CDS encoding phosphate ABC transporter ATP-binding protein — translation MHDISLQLPANQITAITGPSGSGKSTFLMVLNRLWEEVEGCDISGKVTMELAGHFKNIHDPTLPVCELRRKVAMVFQQPNPLPMSIYKNIAFPLRLAHVNDKKRIKENVEFVLRQVCLWDEVKDRLGDDGRLLSGGQQQRLCLARALVLNPEVLLLDEPTSSLDPEASNAIEELLLTLKSQCTLVMVSHYQDQIQRIADFHIKVLNGRFSTGLDWRGDCNQNS, via the coding sequence TTGCATGATATCAGCCTCCAGCTTCCGGCAAATCAAATAACAGCTATCACCGGGCCATCTGGATCTGGAAAGTCGACCTTCCTGATGGTCTTGAACAGATTGTGGGAAGAAGTTGAGGGGTGTGATATATCGGGAAAGGTTACAATGGAACTGGCTGGTCATTTTAAAAATATTCACGATCCAACACTTCCAGTCTGTGAACTGCGCCGAAAGGTGGCCATGGTTTTTCAGCAGCCCAACCCGCTGCCAATGTCCATTTATAAAAATATAGCCTTTCCCCTGCGCCTCGCACATGTAAATGATAAGAAGCGGATCAAAGAGAACGTGGAATTCGTGCTCAGACAGGTATGCCTTTGGGACGAAGTCAAAGATCGCCTGGGAGATGACGGCCGTCTACTTTCAGGCGGGCAACAGCAGAGACTGTGTCTGGCACGAGCTCTTGTCCTGAATCCGGAAGTTTTACTGCTTGATGAACCTACTTCCTCCCTTGATCCGGAGGCGAGCAACGCTATTGAGGAATTACTGCTGACGCTCAAGTCGCAATGTACGTTGGTTATGGTCTCCCATTACCAGGATCAGATCCAACGCATTGCTGACTTCCATATTAAGGTTCTCAATGGACGATTCAGTACAGGTTTAGATTGGAGGGGAGATTGTAACCAGAATTCGTAG
- a CDS encoding beta-ketoacyl-ACP synthase III, whose product MLQNVFINCISAFLPNEAVSNDSMESLLQPVATRPSRVRNLILRSNKIISRYYAIDPKTGLASHNNAQLTAEAVRMLGTQGCDLDTIELLACGTTLPDQIMPNHALMVLGELGLPPCEAVATAGICLAGTMSLKYGYMAILSGLNSNAVATGSENVSSLLRGHLFTEEMAVRSKDLEKNPELAFEKDFLRWMLSDGAGAVWMSNKPNSTRDGISLRIDWIDQKSYAGELESCMYAGAEKLQDGSLRGWREYLPQEWLEHSTFSIKQDVKLLNDKIIEYTVTRPLLELVKENRVDPEQIDWFLPHYSSAYFRDKVYKGMHHAYCDIPQEKWFSNLSTKGNTGSASIYIILEELFNSGRLEKGERILCYVPESGRFSTAFMHFTVV is encoded by the coding sequence ATGTTACAAAACGTTTTTATCAATTGCATCAGTGCATTTTTACCCAATGAAGCGGTTTCCAATGATAGCATGGAGTCGTTACTTCAGCCGGTGGCGACACGACCATCACGGGTACGAAACCTGATTCTCCGCAGTAACAAAATCATTTCCCGCTACTATGCCATTGATCCCAAAACCGGCCTCGCCAGTCACAACAATGCTCAACTCACCGCAGAAGCCGTACGCATGCTTGGCACACAGGGCTGCGATCTGGATACCATAGAGCTCCTTGCCTGCGGCACCACCCTTCCCGATCAGATCATGCCTAACCACGCACTCATGGTACTTGGGGAGCTTGGTCTGCCACCATGTGAAGCTGTTGCAACTGCAGGGATATGTCTAGCGGGTACCATGTCACTGAAATATGGATATATGGCTATCCTCTCCGGACTCAACAGCAATGCTGTGGCAACGGGTTCCGAGAATGTATCATCCCTCCTGCGCGGCCACCTCTTCACTGAAGAAATGGCCGTGCGCAGCAAAGATCTGGAAAAGAACCCCGAGCTCGCCTTTGAAAAAGACTTCCTGCGCTGGATGCTGAGTGATGGAGCCGGGGCTGTCTGGATGAGCAACAAGCCAAACAGTACCAGGGACGGGATATCCTTACGCATAGACTGGATTGACCAGAAATCCTATGCCGGTGAACTAGAATCCTGTATGTATGCTGGTGCCGAGAAACTCCAGGATGGTTCTCTGCGCGGATGGCGTGAATATCTCCCCCAGGAATGGCTGGAACATTCAACATTCAGCATAAAACAGGATGTCAAACTGCTTAATGATAAAATCATTGAGTACACCGTGACAAGACCTCTCCTTGAACTTGTGAAAGAAAACAGAGTGGATCCCGAACAGATTGACTGGTTCCTCCCCCACTACTCCTCTGCCTATTTTCGTGACAAGGTGTATAAAGGAATGCATCATGCTTATTGTGATATCCCACAAGAAAAATGGTTCAGCAACCTGAGCACAAAGGGAAACACCGGATCAGCATCCATATACATTATTCTTGAAGAACTCTTCAACTCCGGACGTCTCGAAAAAGGGGAACGTATACTCTGCTATGTCCCGGAAAGCGGCAGATTTTCAACGGCATTTATGCATTTCACCGTGGTATAG
- a CDS encoding phosphopantetheine-binding protein translates to MKGSVDNTLKLRLKTMIFTECDIEDITPDELNDDVMIFSDASGLGLDSLDALQISMGLQNQFGTRLVDSKEFRRRVTTINALADYIQPE, encoded by the coding sequence ATGAAAGGGTCAGTTGACAATACATTAAAACTACGCCTGAAAACCATGATATTCACAGAGTGTGATATTGAGGACATAACACCGGATGAATTGAATGATGATGTTATGATTTTTTCCGACGCCAGTGGACTCGGCCTGGATTCACTGGACGCCCTGCAGATCTCCATGGGGCTGCAGAATCAGTTTGGAACACGACTTGTGGACAGCAAGGAATTTCGCCGCCGTGTCACCACCATCAACGCTCTGGCCGATTATATCCAGCCAGAGTAA
- a CDS encoding PstC family ABC transporter permease, translating to MRLPTYSVSEYLFLAAAVFSGLLAVAIFCFLFFFGLPLLQSGQLVDLLFSSWAPDKGLYGIYPMLITSLTLATVSMLISFPVSLGCSFVITSLAPVRLRRVLLAVIRVMTGIPTVVYSFAALFLLVPLMRSLVGHGTGMSILTAAPVLALVIAPTMILFFVDSFSKVSSRFTLAVDALGGSEIQKLLYVILPLAWPGIVNGVLLGFGRAMGDTMVSLMLAGNSTAAPESMTESARTLTAHIALVMAFDFDSMEFKSIFVCGLFLYILTAALMLLFRMFTVYFSERT from the coding sequence ATGAGACTTCCGACCTACTCGGTCAGTGAATACCTGTTTCTGGCAGCGGCGGTCTTCAGCGGGCTGCTCGCTGTCGCGATCTTTTGTTTTCTCTTCTTCTTTGGGCTACCGCTGTTGCAGTCTGGTCAGCTGGTAGACTTGCTGTTTTCTTCCTGGGCACCCGACAAAGGGTTATACGGCATTTATCCCATGCTGATAACCAGCTTGACCTTGGCCACCGTCAGTATGCTGATCAGCTTTCCTGTAAGCCTTGGTTGTAGCTTTGTGATTACGTCTCTTGCTCCGGTTCGATTGCGACGTGTTCTGCTGGCCGTCATAAGAGTGATGACCGGCATCCCAACCGTAGTATATAGTTTTGCTGCCCTGTTCCTGTTAGTGCCGCTTATGCGCAGCCTTGTCGGACATGGAACCGGAATGAGTATTCTTACTGCAGCTCCTGTCCTTGCACTAGTCATAGCTCCAACCATGATCCTGTTTTTTGTGGACAGTTTTAGCAAGGTTTCGTCCAGGTTTACTCTTGCCGTTGACGCTCTTGGTGGCAGTGAAATTCAAAAACTCCTGTATGTAATTCTGCCCCTGGCCTGGCCTGGTATTGTCAATGGTGTGCTTTTGGGCTTCGGCCGTGCCATGGGTGATACCATGGTCAGCCTGATGCTTGCTGGAAACAGTACTGCTGCTCCTGAATCCATGACCGAGTCAGCCAGAACGCTTACTGCTCATATTGCTCTGGTCATGGCCTTTGACTTTGATTCCATGGAGTTTAAATCCATTTTTGTCTGCGGTCTTTTTCTCTACATTCTGACAGCAGCTCTCATGTTACTCTTTCGCATGTTCACTGTTTACTTTTCGGAAAGAACATGA
- the ung gene encoding uracil-DNA glycosylase has product MSEIQDRVKLRSSWKAKIGGEFEQEYMQNLRRFLIEEKQAGKIIYPEGDNIFSSMNLVSFDDVKVVIIGQDPYHGEGQAHGLCFSVKPGVRIPPSLQNIFKEIQGDLGIPIGNHGYLKSWAEQGVLLLNSVLTVEKNKAGSHQGKGWERFTDAIIEKLNKEHTGLVFLLWGSYAQKKGRIIDQKRHLVLQSVHPSPLSAHRGFFGNHHFSRTNAYLERQGKSVINWAVPALQV; this is encoded by the coding sequence ATGTCAGAGATACAGGATCGGGTAAAGCTCAGATCTTCCTGGAAAGCCAAGATAGGCGGAGAGTTTGAGCAGGAGTATATGCAGAATCTCAGACGGTTTCTGATTGAGGAAAAACAGGCTGGGAAAATTATCTACCCCGAGGGAGATAATATCTTCAGCAGTATGAATCTGGTTTCATTCGATGATGTGAAGGTTGTGATTATCGGGCAGGATCCCTATCATGGTGAAGGTCAGGCACATGGGCTCTGTTTTTCTGTAAAACCGGGAGTCAGGATACCACCATCACTCCAGAATATTTTCAAGGAAATCCAGGGGGATCTTGGGATTCCTATCGGGAATCATGGATATCTGAAAAGCTGGGCCGAGCAGGGTGTGCTGCTTCTCAACAGTGTTCTCACAGTTGAAAAAAATAAAGCCGGATCCCATCAGGGAAAAGGCTGGGAACGGTTTACCGATGCTATTATAGAAAAACTCAATAAAGAACATACCGGACTGGTGTTTCTTCTTTGGGGGAGTTACGCTCAGAAAAAAGGGAGGATTATTGACCAGAAACGTCACCTTGTGTTGCAGTCTGTTCACCCTTCACCCCTCTCTGCACATCGAGGATTTTTTGGAAATCATCATTTTTCCAGGACAAATGCGTACCTGGAGCGTCAGGGGAAATCTGTGATTAATTGGGCAGTTCCGGCATTGCAGGTTTGA
- a CDS encoding phosphate ABC transporter substrate-binding protein: MRKTIYSVSLSILVAALLLFSASWSLASDDLSSFAGQKGTLRIAGGTAHIPVMKEAAKQIINFNPQIQISIAGGGSGLGIKQAGEGLVDIGNAGRKPSDDEIHNYNLQLVKWAVDGVGAVVHPKNKAQSLTNTQLQDIYSGKISNWKDVGGVDREINLYTRDEASGTREVFWKKALAKGDISAKANVVVSNGAMKTAVAGDPFAIGFVSVGNMDSSVAPVALDGVAPSPESVRSGEYKVARGLYSLTKGEPSGLAKLFLEFIVSPTGQQIVVDKGFIPVQ; the protein is encoded by the coding sequence ATGAGGAAAACCATCTATTCTGTATCACTATCTATTCTTGTGGCAGCGCTGCTGTTATTTTCTGCGTCATGGTCGCTTGCATCTGATGATCTTTCTTCCTTCGCAGGGCAGAAAGGAACCCTTCGAATAGCCGGTGGGACGGCCCATATTCCGGTGATGAAGGAGGCTGCCAAACAGATCATTAATTTTAATCCTCAAATTCAAATCTCCATTGCCGGAGGCGGTTCCGGTCTTGGCATCAAACAGGCAGGAGAGGGGCTGGTTGATATCGGCAATGCAGGGCGCAAACCAAGTGATGACGAGATTCATAACTATAATTTACAGCTGGTGAAGTGGGCAGTTGACGGTGTCGGTGCAGTAGTTCATCCGAAGAATAAAGCACAGTCCCTCACAAACACCCAATTGCAGGATATCTATTCCGGTAAGATCAGCAACTGGAAAGATGTCGGCGGGGTTGATCGGGAGATAAACCTGTACACCCGTGATGAAGCCAGTGGTACCCGGGAAGTTTTCTGGAAAAAAGCACTGGCAAAGGGTGACATTTCAGCAAAGGCCAATGTGGTGGTTTCCAATGGTGCCATGAAAACTGCTGTTGCCGGTGATCCCTTTGCTATCGGCTTTGTTTCGGTGGGCAACATGGACAGCTCTGTTGCACCTGTAGCCCTTGACGGGGTAGCTCCCAGCCCGGAGAGTGTCCGTAGCGGTGAATATAAGGTGGCTCGCGGCCTGTATAGCTTGACTAAAGGAGAACCGTCAGGATTGGCCAAACTCTTTTTGGAGTTTATTGTCAGCCCTACAGGTCAGCAGATTGTCGTTGACAAGGGATTTATCCCGGTTCAATGA
- a CDS encoding PDC sensor domain-containing protein, with the protein MKFNLSMRTSLILSVIVLVWGTHLLLAPSFYLLSEKTFYSHAHDIMDNISDFTLEQSYNHLEKAKGAVTLTKQLLSANVFNTGTLTISSLERYFFDQLKIHPHLAGIYLGTPDGSFYYVSRNEAKKKNGFRTKIIRHNERERSVMLIWRDENFRELQREQTPADPYDPRKHPWYKQAVQSRAIGWTDPYIFYTSKQPGVTIAGPSYWEDNSLKGVIGVDIDLKELSSFVGKLRVGKTGKAMAAVNNQIAPESLFDLKKPVFTSFTAQKQDFVAMFTPFPGTELDWIVAMYLPEEDYLGKIRSNRRTNLIATVLLSLIASILAFRFARAIIAPIKCLQQEARAIEDQDLQVDCTLNSVFTELQETADGFKRMKQSIANYSEKLRAQEKMYRIITNAASDAIILINEKREISYLNPAAEDFFALASEEARGEKCP; encoded by the coding sequence ATGAAATTCAATCTCTCTATGCGTACCAGTCTCATCCTGTCAGTCATCGTACTGGTCTGGGGGACGCACCTCCTACTTGCCCCATCCTTTTATCTTCTGTCAGAGAAGACATTTTATAGTCATGCCCATGATATCATGGATAATATTTCCGACTTCACCTTGGAGCAGTCCTATAATCATCTGGAAAAAGCAAAGGGTGCCGTCACCCTCACCAAACAGTTGCTCAGTGCAAACGTTTTCAATACTGGAACGCTTACCATAAGCTCTCTTGAGCGTTATTTTTTTGATCAGCTAAAGATCCACCCCCACCTGGCCGGGATATATCTTGGGACTCCTGACGGTTCTTTTTATTACGTGAGTCGCAACGAAGCCAAAAAAAAAAATGGATTCAGGACAAAGATAATCAGACACAATGAAAGAGAAAGAAGCGTCATGCTGATCTGGCGAGATGAAAATTTCCGCGAATTACAACGCGAGCAAACACCAGCCGACCCCTATGACCCCCGCAAGCACCCCTGGTATAAACAGGCAGTGCAGAGTCGTGCAATAGGCTGGACCGATCCCTATATCTTCTATACCTCCAAACAACCAGGAGTCACTATTGCCGGACCTTCTTACTGGGAGGACAACAGCCTCAAAGGTGTTATTGGTGTTGACATAGACCTCAAGGAGCTATCGTCCTTTGTAGGCAAACTCCGCGTAGGAAAAACCGGCAAGGCCATGGCAGCTGTAAACAATCAGATCGCGCCAGAATCTCTCTTCGATCTCAAAAAACCAGTCTTCACTTCTTTCACTGCTCAAAAGCAAGATTTTGTGGCCATGTTTACTCCCTTTCCGGGAACAGAACTGGACTGGATCGTTGCCATGTACCTTCCGGAAGAAGATTATCTTGGGAAGATACGGTCAAACAGGCGTACTAATCTTATCGCCACGGTATTGCTCTCACTCATCGCATCCATCCTTGCTTTTCGTTTTGCCAGGGCTATTATTGCTCCAATCAAATGTCTGCAGCAAGAGGCCCGGGCCATTGAAGACCAGGATCTGCAGGTTGACTGTACTCTCAACTCAGTTTTTACTGAACTGCAGGAAACAGCAGATGGTTTCAAACGAATGAAACAGTCCATTGCCAACTACAGTGAAAAGCTCCGTGCCCAGGAAAAAATGTACCGTATCATCACGAATGCGGCCAGTGATGCCATTATCCTCATCAACGAAAAAAGAGAGATTTCCTATCTCAATCCTGCAGCTGAAGATTTTTTCGCCCTTGCCAGTGAGGAGGCAAGGGGGGAAAAATGTCCATGA
- a CDS encoding PstA family ABC transporter permease, with protein sequence MMGRLLEKSIAVLSWIAGFLLIASLLLLLTYLVNKGWSSLRVSLIFGDTVPLDALLLKRQVFDGIFPAIVGTLFLIVGSMFIAIPVGIAGGIYMAEYCRGKMKSLLNLAFDILAGVPSIIVGLAGLLLTIFLNRTFHGQIKTCLLISCVSLASLVLPYIIRTTQTALETVDPVVRKTAPALGASRLQNITMVLLPNSISNIFSGVILATGRCAEDTAVIMLTGAVATAGLPRSIFDQYEALPFYIYYISSQYTGPDELAQGFGAAIILLLLCTGLLVSTLWIQRRLSIILLYR encoded by the coding sequence ATGATGGGAAGACTTCTTGAAAAGAGCATTGCTGTTCTCTCCTGGATTGCAGGCTTTTTGCTTATAGCATCACTTCTCTTACTTCTTACTTACCTGGTAAACAAGGGATGGAGTTCTTTACGGGTAAGCCTGATTTTTGGAGACACTGTACCTTTGGATGCCTTATTGCTCAAACGGCAGGTATTTGACGGAATTTTTCCTGCCATTGTCGGTACCCTTTTCCTTATTGTTGGCTCGATGTTCATTGCTATCCCAGTTGGCATTGCCGGAGGCATTTACATGGCAGAGTATTGCAGAGGGAAAATGAAATCATTACTCAATCTGGCCTTTGACATTCTTGCTGGAGTGCCTTCCATAATTGTCGGACTGGCTGGACTCTTACTGACCATCTTTCTCAACCGCACTTTTCATGGACAGATTAAAACCTGTCTCCTGATCTCCTGTGTCTCTCTAGCTTCACTGGTGCTTCCCTATATTATCCGGACAACGCAGACAGCACTTGAGACAGTCGATCCGGTTGTCCGTAAAACAGCCCCCGCTCTTGGTGCTTCACGCTTGCAGAATATCACTATGGTACTGTTGCCCAATTCCATCTCCAACATTTTTTCCGGAGTTATTCTAGCCACTGGCCGCTGTGCAGAAGACACCGCTGTAATCATGCTGACCGGCGCTGTCGCAACAGCAGGTCTTCCACGGTCTATCTTTGATCAGTATGAAGCCCTCCCATTTTATATCTACTATATTTCATCGCAGTATACCGGCCCCGATGAGTTGGCCCAAGGGTTTGGAGCCGCAATCATACTTTTGCTTCTCTGCACCGGCCTACTGGTTTCCACTCTATGGATACAGCGACGACTGTCAATAATACTGCTGTACAGGTGA
- a CDS encoding BtrH N-terminal domain-containing protein has product MTKQVPFQHKHFAHCESGVMSLMISHHGLPLSEAMAFGLSGALLFAYIPFLKLGGMPLVTYRTRPKGIIKGLQQNLGIKMQMHTFSSPQKGMDMLDTLLAQGKIIGAQSSVFWLPYFPPEMRFHFNAHNLIIYGKEDRQYLISDPVFETRQRCEAKDLEKARFVKGMMAPKGLLYYPHHIPKHIDFPVIIPKVIYKNAKAMLKTPVPIAGIRGIRSLAKSIGRLDQKDPRWARLFLGHIVRMQEEIGTGGAGFRFIYASFLQEAATLLDNKDLQKASRMMTAVGDQWREFALLAVTAIRKKKDKPVDFAAIGEKVNSLADAEAEVYQELLDRNLA; this is encoded by the coding sequence ATGACTAAGCAAGTGCCTTTTCAGCACAAACATTTTGCCCATTGTGAAAGTGGCGTGATGTCACTCATGATATCACATCATGGGCTGCCGCTCTCGGAAGCCATGGCCTTCGGCCTCTCAGGTGCTCTACTGTTTGCCTATATCCCCTTTCTTAAACTGGGCGGCATGCCGCTTGTCACCTATCGGACACGGCCAAAAGGCATCATAAAGGGATTGCAGCAAAATCTTGGTATTAAAATGCAAATGCACACCTTCTCGAGTCCACAAAAGGGTATGGATATGCTCGACACACTCCTTGCTCAGGGAAAAATAATCGGAGCCCAGAGCTCGGTCTTCTGGCTTCCCTACTTTCCCCCGGAAATGCGATTTCACTTTAATGCCCATAATCTGATCATTTACGGAAAGGAAGACAGGCAATATCTGATCAGCGATCCTGTATTTGAGACACGCCAACGTTGTGAGGCAAAGGATCTTGAAAAAGCACGTTTTGTAAAGGGAATGATGGCCCCAAAGGGATTACTTTACTATCCACACCATATTCCCAAGCATATTGATTTTCCTGTTATTATTCCAAAGGTGATCTATAAGAATGCCAAAGCCATGCTGAAAACACCCGTTCCCATTGCCGGGATTCGCGGTATTCGTTCCCTGGCAAAAAGCATAGGAAGACTCGACCAAAAAGATCCCAGGTGGGCCAGGCTCTTTCTCGGCCATATCGTGCGAATGCAGGAAGAGATTGGAACCGGTGGTGCCGGTTTTCGTTTTATCTATGCGTCATTTCTTCAGGAAGCAGCTACTCTCCTCGACAATAAGGATTTGCAGAAAGCATCACGGATGATGACCGCTGTAGGCGACCAGTGGCGCGAGTTTGCCCTGCTGGCAGTTACCGCCATACGCAAGAAAAAAGACAAACCAGTCGACTTTGCTGCTATCGGGGAGAAAGTAAACTCTCTGGCTGATGCAGAAGCCGAAGTATACCAAGAACTTCTGGATAGAAATCTGGCTTGA